One genomic window of Bacillus mycoides includes the following:
- the nagA gene encoding N-acetylglucosamine-6-phosphate deacetylase: MSIFIFADKFFLEEMAVGPGFLEIKDGKFGGFSENRPEEMAEIIECTGHWIAPGLVDTHIHGFRNHDIMDNDFGGLNQISVGLLSCGVTSFLPTTLTSSVELLNNVVEMIGANYTRVQGAKIKGIFLEGPFFTEKHKGAQNTKYFCDPSVDMLKAWQKLSNDSIKKIAIAPERKGAVEFIEYAVGEEIAVALAHSDATYEEAKQAIEKGASIFVHTFNGMSPLHHREPGMVGAAMNLKDVFAEIICDGHHVHPVATNILMNVRGREKIVMVSDCMMAGGMPEGTYQLGEFPVEVKDGMARLESGSLAGSILQLKDAVKNVVEWGIATPEEAIYMASTAPAKSIQLDGECGKIAEGYDADFIVMTPTMDVTATYLDGICRFQA, translated from the coding sequence ATGTCTATTTTTATCTTTGCAGATAAGTTTTTTCTAGAGGAGATGGCCGTAGGGCCTGGATTTTTGGAAATAAAAGATGGGAAATTCGGTGGGTTTTCAGAAAACAGGCCAGAGGAAATGGCCGAAATTATTGAGTGTACAGGACATTGGATTGCTCCTGGTCTAGTAGACACACATATTCATGGATTTAGAAATCATGACATTATGGATAATGATTTTGGAGGACTGAACCAAATTTCGGTAGGACTCCTTTCTTGCGGAGTTACATCTTTTTTACCGACAACTTTAACCTCTTCGGTAGAATTATTGAATAACGTCGTTGAAATGATTGGTGCCAATTACACGAGAGTGCAAGGCGCCAAAATTAAAGGAATCTTTTTAGAAGGGCCGTTTTTTACTGAAAAGCATAAAGGAGCACAAAACACAAAATATTTTTGTGACCCATCGGTTGATATGTTGAAAGCTTGGCAGAAATTATCAAATGATTCTATTAAAAAAATTGCGATTGCGCCTGAAAGGAAAGGGGCAGTGGAATTTATTGAATATGCTGTGGGAGAAGAGATTGCAGTGGCGTTGGCCCACAGTGACGCAACTTATGAAGAAGCAAAGCAAGCGATTGAAAAAGGGGCTTCCATTTTTGTTCATACTTTCAATGGAATGAGTCCGCTGCACCACCGTGAGCCGGGGATGGTCGGAGCGGCCATGAATCTAAAAGATGTTTTTGCCGAAATCATATGTGATGGACATCATGTTCATCCCGTTGCCACAAATATTTTAATGAATGTCCGTGGCAGAGAAAAGATTGTTATGGTGTCCGATTGTATGATGGCTGGAGGTATGCCTGAAGGAACTTATCAACTGGGAGAATTTCCTGTGGAAGTAAAAGATGGAATGGCTCGTTTGGAAAGTGGAAGTTTAGCAGGTAGCATTTTGCAATTAAAAGATGCTGTCAAAAATGTCGTCGAGTGGGGAATTGCCACACCTGAGGAAGCGATTTACATGGCGAGTACTGCACCAGCAAAAAGTATTCAGCTCGATGGCGAATGCGGGAAGATTGCCGAGGGATATGATGCTGACTTTATTGTGATGACGCCAACGATGGATGTAACTGCTACTTATCTTGATGGTATATGTCGTTTTCAAGCTTAA
- the lacC gene encoding tagatose-6-phosphate kinase, which translates to MILSVTMNPSVDISYSIHELKLDVVNRVETVHKNAGGKGLNVARVIAQMDEFVLATGVLGGTIGEYIIQELNKVNIPNDFLKIKKESRNCIAILHEGMQTEILESGPTLSKEEGISFLEKFEFLLTTVSLVTISGSLPKGLPTNFYYQMLEICHKNEIPVIMDSSGESLKNALVNKEKPFAIKPNTAELSQLLGINMEAGIIDLKQALNHELFTGIEWVIVSMGSEGAFVRHGENYYRVTIPKIEVVNPVGSGDATVAGLAVALHQHQMVETVLKMAMTTGMLNTMEAGTGYINVNKFKQYFDLVKVEKID; encoded by the coding sequence ATGATTTTATCTGTCACCATGAATCCATCGGTCGATATTTCCTATTCGATTCATGAATTAAAGTTAGATGTTGTTAACCGTGTGGAAACGGTTCATAAAAATGCTGGTGGAAAAGGCTTGAATGTTGCGCGAGTGATCGCTCAAATGGATGAATTTGTCCTAGCGACAGGTGTGCTTGGTGGTACGATTGGGGAATACATTATTCAAGAATTAAATAAAGTCAATATTCCAAATGACTTTTTGAAAATCAAAAAAGAATCAAGAAATTGTATTGCCATTCTTCATGAAGGGATGCAAACAGAGATTTTAGAATCTGGTCCAACATTATCCAAAGAAGAAGGGATTAGTTTTTTAGAGAAATTCGAATTTTTACTTACAACAGTTTCACTTGTGACAATTTCAGGCAGTTTGCCGAAAGGGTTACCGACTAACTTTTATTATCAAATGCTAGAAATCTGTCATAAAAATGAAATTCCAGTAATTATGGATTCGTCAGGAGAATCTTTGAAAAACGCTTTGGTGAATAAAGAAAAACCATTTGCCATCAAACCAAATACAGCGGAATTATCTCAGCTGCTGGGCATTAACATGGAAGCGGGAATCATTGATCTGAAGCAAGCATTAAACCATGAACTATTTACTGGGATTGAGTGGGTTATCGTGTCAATGGGGAGTGAAGGTGCATTTGTTAGGCACGGAGAGAACTATTACAGAGTTACGATTCCAAAAATAGAAGTGGTCAATCCTGTAGGGTCTGGTGATGCGACAGTTGCAGGGTTAGCTGTGGCATTACATCAACATCAAATGGTCGAGACTGTTCTTAAAATGGCGATGACTACAGGAATGTTAAATACGATGGAAGCTGGAACTGGTTATATTAATGTGAATAAGTTTAAACAATACTTTGATCTCGTTAAAGTTGAAAAAATAGATTGA
- the lacD gene encoding tagatose-bisphosphate aldolase: MLELTKNKLEALKRLSAENGIIGALAIDQRGSLKKMIASGGASHVGDEGIIRFKELVSEELTPFATAILLDPEYGLPAAKVRDKESGLIVAYEKTGYDASEVGRLPDLLSEWSVKRLKEAGADAIKFLLYYDVNEDEKINNYKHVYMERIGSECVAEDIPFFLEIVTYDAESDDVKSKAYAKIKPYKVIEAMKEFSKPQYKVDVLKVEVPVDMNFVEGYTEGEFVYSKEKAASYFKEQSEATELPFIFLSAGVSAKLFQETLKFAKDSGSTFNGVLCGRATWKDGVIPFAIGGEEAGRDWLKNIGKRNTEELNIVLKETANSWFAKVKVTAELQS, encoded by the coding sequence ATGTTAGAACTAACCAAAAATAAATTGGAAGCTCTAAAACGGTTATCTGCTGAAAATGGCATAATTGGAGCATTGGCTATTGATCAACGTGGTTCATTGAAAAAAATGATTGCGTCTGGCGGTGCAAGTCATGTTGGAGATGAGGGCATTATCCGTTTCAAAGAATTAGTTTCTGAGGAACTAACACCATTTGCTACAGCGATTCTTTTGGACCCGGAATATGGTCTGCCAGCGGCTAAGGTCCGCGATAAAGAATCAGGATTAATCGTAGCGTATGAAAAAACTGGATACGATGCGTCAGAAGTAGGACGGTTGCCGGATTTATTATCAGAATGGTCAGTGAAACGATTAAAGGAAGCAGGTGCCGATGCTATTAAATTCTTACTCTACTATGATGTCAATGAAGATGAAAAAATTAATAACTATAAACATGTCTATATGGAACGTATCGGATCCGAATGTGTAGCTGAAGACATACCATTTTTCTTGGAGATTGTTACTTATGATGCTGAAAGTGATGATGTGAAAAGTAAAGCATATGCAAAAATAAAACCGTATAAAGTGATTGAGGCCATGAAGGAGTTCTCGAAACCACAATATAAAGTAGATGTATTAAAAGTAGAAGTTCCAGTAGATATGAACTTTGTGGAAGGATATACAGAAGGTGAATTTGTTTACAGTAAAGAAAAAGCAGCTTCCTATTTCAAAGAACAAAGTGAAGCAACCGAGCTTCCGTTTATTTTCCTGAGTGCAGGAGTAAGCGCAAAATTATTTCAAGAAACATTAAAATTTGCTAAAGACTCCGGTTCTACCTTTAACGGAGTGTTATGTGGTCGGGCAACTTGGAAAGACGGTGTCATACCGTTTGCTATAGGCGGTGAAGAAGCAGGTCGTGATTGGTTAAAAAATATTGGTAAACGGAATACTGAAGAACTGAATATCGTATTGAAAGAGACAGCTAACTCATGGTTTGCTAAAGTAAAAGTAACAGCTGAGCTTCAAAGTTAG
- a CDS encoding endo-alpha-N-acetylgalactosaminidase family protein: MESKHFKRAFNTLLALVLIVPTFLVSMIVPLHVGANVSNPWVTISSGGNEINAIIEQNGKSYARLGTGAGNDNGAKAAIFQEQNKVAKESGTMEYTFTPETSGEDTRFGFYPHYIDNNNFVFVGYDSLGWFYEYKYQGKGDWLKTRPNVPLPEAGTSHSIKIDYNATTLNITLDGKDLFGPVNLPNDVNNLLTGKEAVKLGAFGDKKSQVLIELGNVPGDGGTDPGDEKLVDITDNKLEEGDFKIISGDGKVTYNEDGSATFGVTSTQKNRIVYNQMKAIKNGVFEADVTTNTDKMNRFGLIYRVQNASTYTYVGTGDTNDQYFGETFGPINNWTSMTSNVPLKAKQTYHLRLVFMDDVATLYIDGKKVDSWTLTGGVDQAGGLGFEKSRGAADITISNIKIKEYSAPKPPDTTPVEDTLKSKYMDVIIDQVFPRVVKYKVGDKVMNGQESPVYGLKVNGGLYYPKVSFEKLSDSEVLYTLKVVDEIKNLDAVFKVSLKVNDNKVIYSFDEIKNNGSAKIETVEFADMNVISVNSEQKGAKAKLTNISTDVRKSGDVDVSVDSSMEEIGTSTKNYTAFLSNDELSAGVWSSSEVDGYKNLVANRYVNKNGAKAMGIGSSALYYQRDFMSEPQKNKPTIKIAIAKDLNTDNKTDWQDAAIAYRDIMQDIKGYQDVNNNVGMRIAMNFGSQVQQPFLKTADNVKKVALATDELGQAVILKGYANEGHDSGHPDYGDVGERMGGAKDLNTLIKEGRKYNTQFGVHINAQETYPEAKAFNNDFIDRSSSLGWGWLDQSYTINKLKDLYSGARAKRLDELKTAVPDLDFIYLDVWYQNQWESNRIADQFKDRGWRLTTEFGGSMANYSTWQHWATDKNYGGPESKGINSEVLRFISNHQRDSWVLNWPEVGGTADHPLLGGFELAGFEGWQSDKNFDNFIRMTFDTNLPTKFLQKYYVTNWTAVEGDKSKTNLEKEIKLKDPSNGDVVDVTRKDNSRERVITLNGNVVLDGHTYLIPWVKQDFKNPTSNSEKLYHWNLEGGTTTWTLPDEYKDASSVYVYKLTDRGRADMKEVKVVNNKVTLTASAATPYVVVPKRDKGLEILDYDWSKGAHIYDAGFNTGKVSAYTTIQGDNKAVSAVRTNQTGSNRNVSSGDYYLNIDSPSKDTTVSRVLTGLEPGKDYVAEVYVENNSDVKAGITVTGGKEDVNNYTLRSLQKNYVKADSHASNDGYNSKMQIMQVSFTAVTNKAKLTLSRDSGKGNTKFDDIRIVQKSLKNHVSPMEFKQDFETVVQGIYPFVIGNTEGVEDNRIHLSELHAPYTQKGWAGKKLVDDVLGGNWSVKVNTGNKGLLYRTIPQNYRFEPGVTYKVSFDYQTTANAFRFISGDQEIDVRDIASAKGLSVNNTLTASTDTKTAEFTVTGSENGQTYVGIFSDGTNLNGDTGAGTFILDNLRIEKVTSGGETQR; encoded by the coding sequence TTGGAGAGTAAGCATTTCAAGAGAGCTTTTAATACCCTTCTTGCACTTGTGCTGATTGTGCCAACATTTTTAGTGAGTATGATTGTGCCATTACATGTAGGAGCAAATGTGTCTAATCCATGGGTTACAATTTCATCTGGAGGAAACGAAATCAATGCAATAATAGAACAAAATGGGAAGTCCTATGCAAGGCTTGGAACAGGTGCCGGAAATGATAATGGGGCTAAAGCTGCAATTTTTCAAGAACAAAATAAAGTCGCTAAAGAATCGGGAACGATGGAGTATACCTTTACTCCAGAAACCAGTGGTGAAGATACTAGATTTGGTTTCTATCCTCACTATATTGACAATAATAACTTCGTTTTTGTAGGCTACGACTCACTTGGATGGTTCTATGAATACAAATATCAAGGAAAAGGTGATTGGTTAAAAACGAGACCGAATGTTCCACTTCCAGAGGCTGGGACCTCACATTCCATAAAAATTGATTATAACGCAACCACTTTGAATATTACATTAGATGGAAAAGATTTATTTGGACCAGTTAATTTACCTAATGATGTAAATAACCTCCTTACAGGTAAGGAAGCGGTTAAACTCGGTGCTTTTGGAGATAAAAAAAGTCAAGTACTCATTGAATTAGGAAATGTACCTGGGGATGGAGGCACGGATCCAGGAGATGAAAAACTTGTCGACATTACGGATAATAAATTAGAAGAAGGCGACTTTAAAATTATCTCAGGAGACGGAAAAGTTACTTATAATGAAGATGGTTCAGCAACTTTCGGTGTTACATCTACCCAAAAGAATCGAATTGTCTATAACCAAATGAAAGCGATTAAAAATGGTGTTTTTGAAGCGGATGTTACTACTAATACTGATAAGATGAATCGCTTTGGATTAATCTATCGTGTTCAAAATGCATCTACATACACATATGTAGGAACAGGGGATACGAACGATCAGTATTTTGGTGAAACATTTGGACCTATAAACAATTGGACTTCGATGACTTCAAACGTGCCGTTAAAAGCAAAACAAACATACCATTTACGTTTAGTATTCATGGACGATGTTGCGACGTTATACATTGATGGTAAAAAGGTAGATTCTTGGACTTTAACAGGTGGTGTAGATCAAGCGGGGGGACTTGGGTTTGAAAAAAGCCGAGGAGCTGCCGATATTACGATTTCTAATATCAAAATCAAGGAATATAGTGCGCCAAAACCTCCAGATACCACGCCAGTAGAAGATACATTAAAGTCAAAGTATATGGATGTCATTATTGACCAAGTATTCCCGCGGGTTGTGAAATACAAAGTTGGCGATAAAGTAATGAATGGACAAGAATCACCTGTTTACGGATTGAAAGTAAATGGTGGACTATACTATCCTAAAGTAAGCTTTGAAAAGTTAAGCGATAGTGAAGTGCTATATACATTAAAAGTTGTGGATGAAATTAAAAATCTTGATGCTGTATTTAAAGTATCTTTGAAAGTAAATGATAATAAAGTTATTTATAGTTTCGATGAAATTAAAAATAATGGTAGTGCAAAAATTGAAACAGTTGAGTTTGCTGATATGAACGTTATCTCAGTAAATTCGGAGCAAAAAGGTGCAAAAGCTAAATTAACGAATATTAGTACTGATGTTAGGAAATCAGGAGATGTGGATGTAAGCGTAGATTCTTCTATGGAGGAAATAGGTACATCTACTAAAAATTATACTGCATTTTTGTCAAATGACGAATTGAGTGCGGGTGTATGGTCCAGTTCAGAAGTGGATGGCTATAAAAACTTAGTTGCTAATCGATATGTAAATAAAAATGGTGCGAAAGCAATGGGAATAGGTTCTAGTGCACTCTATTACCAAAGAGATTTTATGTCAGAACCACAAAAAAATAAACCAACTATAAAAATAGCTATCGCTAAAGATTTGAATACTGATAATAAGACAGATTGGCAAGATGCGGCGATTGCATATCGTGATATTATGCAAGACATTAAAGGATATCAAGATGTAAACAATAATGTTGGAATGCGTATTGCAATGAATTTCGGATCACAAGTACAACAACCATTCTTAAAAACAGCAGATAATGTTAAAAAGGTTGCTCTTGCTACAGATGAATTGGGGCAAGCTGTAATATTAAAAGGATATGCAAACGAAGGGCATGACAGTGGTCATCCAGATTATGGTGATGTGGGTGAACGTATGGGCGGTGCTAAAGATTTAAATACGCTTATTAAAGAGGGACGTAAGTATAATACCCAATTTGGTGTCCATATCAATGCGCAAGAAACTTATCCTGAAGCGAAAGCTTTCAATAATGATTTTATTGATCGTTCAAGTTCTTTAGGATGGGGATGGTTAGATCAATCTTATACAATTAATAAATTAAAAGATTTATATTCTGGAGCGCGTGCGAAAAGACTAGATGAATTGAAAACTGCTGTCCCTGATCTTGACTTTATCTATTTGGATGTATGGTATCAAAATCAATGGGAATCAAATAGAATAGCAGATCAATTTAAAGATAGGGGCTGGAGACTAACAACGGAATTTGGTGGTTCTATGGCCAATTATTCAACGTGGCAACACTGGGCTACCGATAAAAACTACGGTGGACCGGAAAGCAAAGGTATCAACTCAGAAGTACTACGCTTTATTAGCAATCACCAAAGAGATTCTTGGGTTTTGAATTGGCCTGAAGTAGGCGGAACTGCTGATCATCCATTGCTTGGTGGATTTGAATTAGCTGGTTTCGAAGGGTGGCAATCTGATAAGAATTTTGATAATTTTATTCGCATGACATTTGATACGAATCTACCTACTAAATTCTTACAAAAATATTATGTAACGAATTGGACAGCTGTAGAAGGGGATAAAAGCAAGACAAACTTAGAAAAGGAAATAAAATTGAAAGACCCAAGTAATGGGGATGTTGTCGATGTAACTAGAAAAGACAATTCTAGGGAACGTGTTATTACACTAAATGGAAACGTTGTACTTGATGGACACACTTATTTAATTCCTTGGGTGAAACAAGACTTTAAAAACCCAACTTCTAATTCTGAAAAACTATATCACTGGAATTTGGAAGGTGGTACAACTACTTGGACACTTCCAGATGAATATAAAGATGCATCTAGTGTTTATGTATACAAACTGACAGATCGCGGTAGAGCAGATATGAAAGAAGTCAAGGTCGTAAATAATAAGGTAACTTTGACAGCTAGTGCGGCAACTCCTTATGTTGTTGTACCAAAAAGAGATAAAGGTTTGGAAATCCTTGACTATGATTGGAGCAAGGGTGCTCATATATATGACGCAGGATTCAATACAGGAAAAGTAAGTGCATATACAACTATTCAAGGTGATAACAAAGCTGTAAGCGCCGTTAGAACGAATCAAACTGGAAGCAACCGTAATGTAAGTAGTGGAGATTACTACTTGAATATTGATAGTCCGTCAAAAGATACAACTGTTTCACGTGTCCTTACTGGTTTGGAACCAGGTAAAGATTATGTAGCAGAGGTATATGTTGAAAATAATAGTGATGTAAAGGCCGGAATTACAGTAACAGGTGGGAAAGAAGACGTAAACAATTACACACTTCGCAGCCTGCAAAAGAACTATGTTAAGGCAGATTCACATGCCTCAAATGATGGATACAATAGCAAAATGCAAATCATGCAAGTAAGCTTTACAGCTGTAACTAATAAAGCTAAATTAACTCTCAGCCGTGATTCCGGAAAAGGAAACACAAAATTTGATGATATTCGGATCGTTCAAAAGTCCTTGAAAAATCATGTCTCACCAATGGAATTTAAACAAGATTTTGAAACGGTAGTACAAGGTATTTACCCATTCGTTATTGGTAACACAGAAGGGGTAGAAGATAACAGAATTCATCTGTCTGAACTGCATGCCCCATATACGCAAAAAGGCTGGGCAGGTAAAAAATTAGTCGATGATGTATTAGGTGGGAATTGGTCCGTAAAAGTGAACACTGGAAATAAAGGTTTGCTGTACCGTACTATTCCTCAAAATTATCGTTTTGAACCTGGTGTAACTTATAAAGTATCATTTGACTATCAAACAACAGCAAATGCATTCCGCTTTATTTCAGGGGATCAAGAAATTGATGTTCGAGACATTGCGAGTGCAAAGGGATTGAGTGTGAATAACACTCTTACTGCATCTACTGACACAAAAACAGCAGAGTTTACTGTGACAGGTTCTGAGAACGGTCAAACTTATGTTGGAATTTTCAGTGATGGAACGAATTTAAACGGGGATACTGGAGCAGGTACGTTTATTTTAGATAATTTACGTATTGAAAAGGTGACTTCAGGGGGAGAGACACAGAGATAA
- the galT gene encoding UDP-glucose--hexose-1-phosphate uridylyltransferase: MIYQAIQQLIDCAIEVQLIEKEDEIYTRNQILSLLRLDDFVVEASAPAKKAISELLEELIEYACMHKVIEAVMNEKEILASAIMDVFMSKPSVINSLFYEKYEQNPKAATNYFYELSKNSNYIQMKQISKNINYKVNTEYGPIDITINLSKPEKDPKQIARERVLESTNYPKCLLCIENEGYRGRIGHPARSNHRMIRMNLTDESWFLQYSPYIYFNEHCIVLSSEHRDMKIDRQTFLRLLKFVEKFPHYFLGSNADLPIVGGSILTHDHYQGGSYEFAMANASNDLIFEITNFPEMQCSIIKWPMSVIRLRSNDIEQVVNAGEYILERWKGYSDPSVNILAFTNEIPHNTITPIARHRDGMYELDLVLRNNCTSEEHPLGIFHPHGEVQHIKKENIGLIEVMGLAVLPARLKTELQEVEKFLLDIPSDIPSYHIRWAEQLKTKYSNQINEQNVQDIVREEVGRKFVQALEDAGVFKRDEAGISAFKRFIQTLN, from the coding sequence ATGATATATCAAGCTATCCAGCAGTTAATTGATTGTGCTATTGAAGTTCAATTGATTGAAAAAGAAGATGAAATATATACAAGGAATCAAATCCTTTCCTTACTTCGTTTAGATGACTTTGTAGTGGAAGCGTCAGCGCCCGCAAAGAAAGCAATTTCGGAGTTATTGGAAGAGTTAATTGAATATGCTTGTATGCATAAAGTCATTGAGGCAGTAATGAACGAGAAGGAGATTTTAGCAAGTGCAATTATGGATGTTTTTATGTCCAAACCGTCCGTTATCAATTCTCTATTTTATGAAAAATACGAACAAAATCCGAAGGCTGCGACAAATTACTTCTATGAGTTAAGTAAAAACAGCAACTATATCCAAATGAAGCAAATTTCCAAAAATATAAATTATAAAGTAAATACGGAATATGGACCCATTGATATAACGATTAATTTATCAAAACCGGAAAAAGACCCGAAACAAATTGCTAGAGAGAGAGTATTGGAAAGTACAAATTATCCAAAATGTTTACTCTGTATTGAGAATGAAGGATATAGAGGGAGAATTGGACATCCAGCACGCTCGAATCATCGTATGATTCGTATGAATCTTACAGATGAAAGCTGGTTTCTACAGTATTCTCCGTATATATATTTCAATGAACACTGTATTGTATTGTCTTCAGAACACCGTGATATGAAAATTGACCGTCAAACATTTTTACGTTTGTTAAAATTTGTAGAAAAATTCCCACATTATTTCCTTGGTTCTAATGCAGATTTGCCAATTGTAGGAGGATCTATTCTAACACATGACCACTATCAAGGTGGAAGTTATGAATTTGCTATGGCTAATGCATCAAACGACCTAATTTTTGAAATAACCAACTTTCCAGAAATGCAATGTTCTATTATTAAATGGCCTATGTCAGTTATTCGCTTAAGAAGTAACGATATAGAACAAGTAGTAAATGCAGGGGAGTACATATTAGAGAGGTGGAAGGGATATAGTGACCCTTCTGTTAATATATTGGCATTTACGAATGAAATTCCACATAATACGATTACGCCGATTGCACGCCACCGGGATGGTATGTACGAATTGGATCTTGTTTTGCGAAACAATTGCACAAGTGAAGAACATCCGCTGGGTATTTTCCACCCTCATGGGGAAGTACAGCATATTAAAAAGGAAAATATCGGCCTGATTGAAGTAATGGGGTTAGCTGTACTTCCTGCTCGTTTAAAAACAGAGCTTCAGGAAGTGGAAAAATTCTTACTTGATATTCCAAGTGATATTCCATCGTATCATATACGGTGGGCAGAACAATTAAAAACCAAATATAGCAATCAGATAAATGAACAAAATGTACAGGATATTGTAAGAGAAGAAGTGGGACGGAAATTTGTACAGGCGCTTGAAGATGCTGGTGTTTTTAAAAGAGACGAAGCAGGGATATCGGCGTTTAAACGTTTTATTCAGACTTTAAATTAG
- a CDS encoding DUF4257 domain-containing protein: MEMYQWLTAVLVGGVTGFVSHLINNQGKLLLPRRLKTFFHFGFLTDIFTGSLAALLGLVLFDVTTVKEIIKVSIVTAISGQTFLLHQALGGEQAKNTQIGKADEKIQEIDKLLRR, translated from the coding sequence ATGGAAATGTATCAATGGCTAACTGCTGTTCTTGTTGGTGGCGTTACTGGCTTCGTTTCCCATCTGATCAATAACCAAGGTAAGTTATTGCTTCCACGCCGTTTAAAAACGTTTTTCCACTTTGGTTTTTTAACCGATATATTTACCGGTAGCCTAGCTGCACTTCTTGGACTCGTTTTATTCGATGTCACCACAGTAAAAGAAATTATAAAAGTATCAATTGTAACTGCCATTTCAGGTCAAACATTTTTACTTCATCAAGCTTTAGGTGGTGAACAGGCTAAAAATACGCAAATCGGGAAAGCTGATGAGAAAATTCAAGAAATTGACAAATTATTACGACGTTAA
- a CDS encoding DinB family protein, producing the protein MYIDYRIRSVDGYTKNIGELVSMMEHTRAVTLQEIDDLAVEQLDLIMPSGENSIGALLKHIAAIEKVHQLISFQNRDFTKEELEVWEDALYLGEAGRSIRGYEIQYYVQLLQKVREETLEYLRQRDDEWLMSERKWPNGVAYNQHYLWFHVLEDEISHRGQIKMLKNKLFENYVK; encoded by the coding sequence ATGTATATAGATTATCGAATAAGAAGTGTAGATGGTTATACAAAAAATATAGGTGAACTTGTAAGTATGATGGAGCATACCCGGGCAGTAACATTACAGGAAATAGATGATTTAGCAGTGGAGCAATTGGATTTAATAATGCCGAGTGGTGAGAATTCAATTGGTGCTTTACTGAAGCATATAGCGGCTATAGAAAAAGTCCATCAGCTTATTTCTTTTCAAAATCGTGATTTTACAAAAGAAGAATTAGAAGTATGGGAAGATGCACTGTATTTAGGGGAAGCGGGGAGATCTATCCGTGGTTATGAAATACAGTATTATGTACAACTTTTACAGAAAGTTCGAGAAGAAACATTAGAGTATTTGAGACAACGGGATGATGAATGGCTAATGTCAGAAAGAAAGTGGCCTAATGGTGTAGCATATAATCAGCACTACCTTTGGTTTCACGTGCTAGAAGATGAAATTAGTCATCGCGGACAAATTAAAATGCTGAAAAATAAGTTATTTGAAAATTACGTTAAATAA
- the rsgA gene encoding ribosome small subunit-dependent GTPase A produces the protein MNQNILESFGWDSFFEEQAVENYEVGRILLEHKHIYRIICNDGEYMAELSGKFRHEAVTKGDYPAVGDWVYIKKIENEQKAIIHRIFSRRSSFSRQEAGNRTEEQIIAANVDYLFLVNALNHDFNVRRLERYLLLAYESGAMPVIVLTKSSLCEDVEQKIVETEAVAIGVPIFVVDSLEHTGIDSLQQFVASGKTIALVGSSGVGKSTLLNALVGIEIAKTGDIREEDSKGRHTTTHRELFQLPSGGLVIDTPGMRELQLWEGSNAIQTTFSDIEELAKTCRFRDCKHENEPGCAVHKAIDNGLMTINRLQSYKKLQRELAYFMRKQDAILARAERDKWKKISKQHKKM, from the coding sequence TTGAATCAAAATATTTTAGAATCGTTCGGCTGGGATTCTTTTTTTGAAGAACAAGCTGTTGAGAACTATGAAGTAGGACGTATTTTACTTGAACATAAGCATATATATCGCATTATTTGTAATGATGGTGAATATATGGCAGAACTGTCTGGGAAGTTTCGGCATGAAGCGGTAACGAAAGGAGATTACCCAGCGGTTGGTGATTGGGTGTATATAAAGAAAATAGAAAATGAGCAAAAGGCAATCATTCATCGTATTTTTTCGAGAAGAAGTTCTTTTTCAAGACAAGAAGCTGGTAATAGAACTGAAGAACAAATTATTGCAGCAAATGTAGATTATTTATTTTTAGTGAATGCACTTAACCATGATTTTAACGTAAGAAGGCTGGAGCGTTATTTACTATTAGCGTATGAAAGTGGTGCAATGCCTGTTATTGTTTTAACAAAAAGTAGTTTATGTGAAGATGTGGAACAAAAAATCGTAGAAACGGAAGCTGTTGCAATTGGTGTTCCGATCTTCGTCGTCGATAGTTTAGAGCATACAGGTATTGACTCGTTACAACAATTTGTTGCTTCAGGAAAAACAATTGCTTTAGTCGGCTCATCGGGGGTTGGAAAATCTACTTTGTTAAATGCACTCGTAGGAATTGAGATAGCGAAAACGGGAGATATACGTGAGGAAGATAGTAAAGGGCGGCATACGACAACTCATCGTGAGCTGTTCCAACTACCGAGTGGGGGCTTAGTCATTGATACTCCTGGCATGAGGGAGTTGCAGCTTTGGGAAGGAAGCAATGCAATTCAAACAACATTTTCTGATATTGAAGAACTTGCAAAAACATGCCGCTTCCGAGATTGTAAACATGAGAATGAACCAGGATGCGCAGTGCATAAAGCAATTGATAACGGGCTAATGACGATAAATCGTTTGCAAAGTTATAAAAAATTGCAAAGAGAATTGGCGTATTTTATGAGAAAACAAGATGCTATTCTCGCAAGAGCTGAGCGTGATAAGTGGAAGAAGATTTCTAAGCAACATAAAAAAATGTAA